Proteins from a genomic interval of Xiphias gladius isolate SHS-SW01 ecotype Sanya breed wild chromosome 23, ASM1685928v1, whole genome shotgun sequence:
- the purab gene encoding transcriptional activator protein Pur-alpha: protein MADRDSGSDHGGPTAGPGSLPPGAMGAMSRLQHDTEELASKRVDIQNKRFYLDVKQNVKGRFLKIAEVGAGGNKSRLTLSMSVAVEFRDYLGDFIEHYAQLGPTNPDMVQDEPRRALKSEFLVRENRKYYMDLKENQRGRFLRIRQTVNRGPGLGSAQGQTIALPAQGLIEFRDALAKLIDDYGVDEEPAELPEGTSLTVDNKRFFFDVGSNKYGVFMRVSEVKPTYRNSITVPCKVWSKFGNTFCKYAEEMRKIQERSREKRASELLPEGPHGGDEGDDD from the coding sequence ATGGCGGACAGAGACAGTGGCAGTGACCACGGAGGGCCCACCGCAGGCCCCGGCTCGCTGCCCCCGGGCGCGATGGGCGCCATGTCCCGGCTGCAGCACGACACCGAGGAGCTCGCCTCCAAGCGCGTCGACATCCAGAACAAGCGCTTCTACCTTGACGTGAAGCAGAATGTTAAAGGCCGCTTCCTAAAGATAGCCGAGGTCGGGGCTGGAGGAAACAAGAGCCGCCTCACTCTCTCCATGTCGGTGGCCGTGGAGTTCCGCGATTATCTCGGGGACTTTATCGAACATTACGCCCAGCTGGGCCCGACCAACCCGGACATGGTGCAGGATGAGCCCAGGCGGGCGCTCAAGAGCGAATTCCTGGTTCGGGAGAATCGGAAATACTACATGGATCTGAAAGAGAACCAGAGGGGGCGGTTCCTGAGGATCCGACAGACCGTTAACCGGGGGCCCGGATTGGGAAGCGCGCAAGGCCAGACCATCGCTCTGCCGGCACAGGGTCTGATCGAGTTCCGCGACGCTTTGGCCAAACTCATCGACGACTACGGCGTGGACGAGGAGCCGGCGGAGCTCCCGGAGGGCACCTCGCTCACGGTCGACAACAAGCGCTTCTTCTTCGACGTGGGCTCCAATAAGTACGGGGTCTTCATGCGGGTCAGCGAGGTGAAGCCCACGTACCGGAACTCCATTACGGTTCCGTGCAAAGTGTGGTCCAAATTCGGCAACACCTTCTGTAAATACGcggaggagatgaggaagatCCAGGAGAGGAGTAGAGAGAAACGGGCCTCCGAACTGCTACCTGAGGGCCCGCACGGCGGCGATGAGGGCGACGATGACTGA